The genome window aaaaaaaaaaaaaaaaaaagataagaacaaggatttactgaatagcacagggaattatgttatcttgaaataacctatagtagaaaataatctgaaaaaaaatatatacaactgagtcacttttctgtatacccGAAACTAACAGAATagtgtaaatcacctatacttcaatttaaaaagtttgaagtacaaaatattcttataaaagtaaatacataTCTCCTTACCAATAACAGAATAATAATTCCCTATATtattcactgacttttttttctagCGCTCTCTCATTTTTCATCCATTTAATgtattatcagaaagagaagggggAATATATGAATAATCTGAAACCTGTTAAAAGTGCACACTGATGGATGTTTTCATTTACAAACTTCATAAAGTTATCCTCATCCTAAAACAAgagagttttaaattatttatcttttaaaaaccagCGGTTTCCCAATCCAGAAATTTTTTACATCTACCTTAGTACTTAGAATTGAGTGTGTCTTTAatctttaataaatgaaaaaattcaaggttattattggcTATTGGTCTCAAAGCACCCAACACTTCAAATATCCTGAAACAAAGTTTTcacctttcatttctcttcttccacAAAGTAAGGTCATATTAATGATTATAGAGAAGGAACAGTTTAAAGATTCTTGGTAAACCTGGCAAAACAGGTTAAATTAGGActaaaattaaccaaaaaaagaaaaaagaaacacagaaagccattgacgggacttccctggtgactcagtggtgaagaatccgcctgccaatgcaggggacatgggttcaagccctggtccaggaagattccacatgccgtggagcaactaagcctgtgtgccacaactactgagcctgcactccagagcccgcgagccacaactactcagcccgagtgccacagctactgaagccctcgcacctagagcctgtgctccccggcaaagagaagccaccgcaatgagaagcccgcgcaccgcaacaaagagtagcccccgctcgccgcaactaaagaaagcccacgtgcagcaaggaatgcagccaaaaataaataaataaataaatttataggtgGGAAAAAGGAAAGCCATTGACTTAAAGGGTTATACATCATTTGGGGAGTTTATTCTGGGACCTTAACTTACATAGATAATTTATACTTTACTAAAATGTGAAGGAAATTTCTTAGAAATATGTGCTGGGACCAGACAAAATATTTGTAACTACTGCATTTtgcttctcccctccccgctTCTTCCTCCATGTACTTTCCTTTGTTACAACAGTGCCACATGAAACCTATGATGGTGACACACAGTAGGCTTAGAAATAGGTTTCACTATTATGATACACATTATAATGTAACATAGAATTAGTACATATAAGAAAATAAGTGGAcatgaattataaaaataaaaccctaatAATTACTTATTAcacacattttaataaaactcAGAATAATCTCagccaaaatattttctcaaaaaacccccaaaatcaaTATAGATTCTCTTTCTAGATAGGGCATACTGCACACATTAATAGCTTTGCTTTCAATCAATTTATTTCCCAACTTCAGTGAGAAGTGATTTAAATATCCAACGGATTTTTACAGCCAACTGAATTTATAGTATTTTTACTgggaatttacattttataacaaGTTTTATTTCTAAGTACGATTAAGTTGAGAAAAACATACTGATTCATCTTCACTGATTGCTCTGTCTGAATAGTCTTCCTTTTCTGAATCTTCTGACATCTCTTCCAATATTTGGCTcgaaatttcttttattatgtaGGTAGGCTGTAAAACAATTTGTAAGGAACTTatttgacagttttctttttaagtacacATTAAATGTGTACCCCCcaatatattcaattttatttaattaacagTGACAACAGGCTTCtctaaaaagtaaattaagaCACAGCTAATTAAACCTTTAATTTCAAAGATTTGAAGAAATTCTCCATTTTTATAAGATAGAGACAAGTCACAATAAGACAAATCACGTAAATAGTTTAATTGAAAAAGGAATTTCCAGGGTACATAACCAAATCATTTGTATCCTAGGTTTACAGTTAAATGCCACACAGCGATAGCGAGTTCAGAATGATTCTGCGGCACTGAAAAGATCATGCATCAGAGAAAAATTAGTTACTTATTCAGGCAGTGAGTTGTAggaatagttaattttttttggcttaatTTTCATTTGACCAAAAGTTCAAATGACAGtagttttttttctctatattttggtTAATATTCTGTAGACTGTCTCTGTTCTAATATTCGATCATATTAGTCTTACTGGAATAGTTAACTTACTTCAATAGTTATCAGAAGGTTGTATCGACAATGACCTCTTAAGTGGTAATTAAgacaatgaaaaaatagaaattccttGTCAAGAGTCTACTATTTTTGAGAGACCAAAGTAATTTACTAATTTCGAATCTACTAGTTTATGCTAGTTTAGCTAGTTTATACTCTCTACAAAAAGTGGGTTTTCGAGCGTGGACCACAAACAATAAAGCCCAAGCTCCATAGCGAATAACTTTACGAATGCCACAGAGAAGTCTGTCTTATGGGTGACACCTTCAGTAGTAAGAGACTGAAGTTTCCGTGTGGGGATCACAACTCCGAATTTGGAAAACTGGACTGGCATAAATCTTGATTCTGTTTCCTTACATGAGCGTATGAGGCGCACCAACGTGCTGACCTGCTGCGGAGTAAAACCTGAGCTTCAGGAGaggcacacacacagatggaacTAATCAGCGCTCCGTGCGTACCTTCCAAGTCAGaagcgagagaggccacagcaggcgCGGCCTCGCCCAGCGGCGCCGCGGCAGTCTCGGGGCAGGAACGATGACTTCCCTTCTTGGCGGGAAGGACGATGAAGCCACAGCTCCTGGTGGCGAAGTCTTCCTCCCACACTCCGCGACACGGCAGTGGAGGGAGGGGCGCGTTTTCTGGGCGCGCTCGTTTCGCGCAGGGACTTTCCCCCTCGGCACTTCACTGTCCCGCCTCGGCCTCCTCACCCTCGCCTCGAATCCCATGGTCTGGCCAGTAGTCCCTTCCGTGCGCCGGGAGCAGCCGTTCTGCCCGTGATACCTACAGCCCACCGAGTGGAAGGAACGCTGCTGCTGCCGTTTAGCAGCCGCAGCCACGCCCTTCACCACGAAGCGCAGCACTCGTTACCAGGGCAACGGGCTCACCCTCGCGAGACCTCAGACTGGCCAGCTACGTGGGATTTCGGTTGAGGGAAAGGGAGAGCCCCGGGGATGTCGCGAGCTAGCAGCAGAGGAGTGGGCGTCAAAGGGCATCCCGAGGGGCGGGAAGGTAGAGAGCAGGGGGCTGGCGGGAAATTTTAGGGGTGGAGGCAGGACAGCTATTTGTCCCTACGGTTCTGCACATCGGTTGTTTGCCATGTCTGTCCCTTCTTCGAGCAGACACTAGAGCAGACTGGTTAAGACTTTTGCTTTGTTGATCTTTAGTTGCATCCACACCGAGTTGCGTTTTGCACAGTTGTGTGACTAATGATCTTTATTGGATTCGGAAAAAGagacttttctctttaaatagtTGATGGAAGAGTCATAGATTTTCTTGGGTGAGTTTGCAAGATTCTTATCAACTCTGAGATTCTTTAAGTATAATAATCGTTAGCT of Physeter macrocephalus isolate SW-GA chromosome 5, ASM283717v5, whole genome shotgun sequence contains these proteins:
- the AGBL3 gene encoding LOW QUALITY PROTEIN: cytosolic carboxypeptidase 3 (The sequence of the model RefSeq protein was modified relative to this genomic sequence to represent the inferred CDS: substituted 1 base at 1 genomic stop codon) yields the protein MGFEARVRRPRRDSEVPRGKVPARNERAQKTRPSLHCRVAECGRKTSPPGAVASSSFPPRREVIVPAPRLPRRRWARPRLLWPLSLLTWKPTYIIKEISSQILEEMSEDSEKEDYSDRAISEDESDEDNFMKFVNENIHQCALLTADSISDPFFPRTTQILLEYQLGRWVPRLREPGDLYEVSSSGPLSPTRXPYHCEVIDGKSSIYWYVLSSFGDSNIGKLTLPHLISMRRIMVLEQCVPTEI